A genomic segment from Thermotoga neapolitana DSM 4359 encodes:
- the folK gene encoding 2-amino-4-hydroxy-6-hydroxymethyldihydropteridine diphosphokinase, which yields MIALGSNLGDREMNLKTAIVKMKGRCMYIEKLSSFVETEPYGYTDQPKFLNAVCLVETDLSPRTLLNTLLEIEREMGRVRTVKWGPRVIDLDIVFYEDLIVNEEGLIIPHPDAHNRLFVLEPLSEIAPDLVHPVLKKTVQELLIELKQRI from the coding sequence GTGATAGCACTCGGAAGCAACCTGGGAGACAGAGAGATGAACCTGAAAACAGCCATTGTGAAGATGAAAGGACGCTGTATGTATATCGAAAAACTCTCCTCGTTCGTTGAAACGGAACCCTATGGATACACCGATCAGCCAAAGTTTCTGAACGCTGTGTGCCTTGTGGAAACAGATCTTTCACCCCGAACCCTTCTTAACACTCTTCTTGAGATAGAAAGAGAAATGGGAAGGGTCAGAACGGTCAAATGGGGCCCCAGGGTGATAGATCTCGATATCGTGTTCTATGAAGATCTCATCGTGAACGAGGAAGGATTGATCATACCACATCCTGACGCTCACAACAGACTCTTCGTTCTGGAACCCCTGAGCGAAATAGCTCCGGACCTCGTTCATCCTGTTTTGAAAAAGACCGTGCAAGAACTGCTGATAGAACTCAAACAACGAATATAG
- the folP gene encoding dihydropteroate synthase has protein sequence MIYTTPWERKLVFDRTLIMGIINVTPDSFYAGSRKQSVLEAVEAAKKMVKEGVDIIDVGGMSTRPGSDPVDEEEEMNRVIPVIKAIRSVTDVPISVDTYRWRIALKAIDSGADIINDISGFQFEPEIVEVASNNRVPYVLMHIKGTPKTMQENPFYEDVVEEIKGYFQEKIDYLKENGVDQIVLDPGIGFGKRYEDNLEILRRIDEFKEFDFPLLVGASRKSFIGITMGNVPPEERLEGTLAVTAYCTMKGVDILRVHDVLPNKRVVKMMEAILWRKW, from the coding sequence ATGATTTACACGACTCCATGGGAGAGAAAACTTGTATTCGACAGAACGCTGATCATGGGCATAATAAACGTTACACCGGATTCTTTCTACGCAGGTTCAAGGAAACAGAGTGTGTTGGAGGCCGTTGAAGCGGCAAAGAAGATGGTGAAAGAAGGAGTCGACATAATAGATGTTGGCGGAATGTCCACCAGACCTGGCTCGGATCCCGTCGACGAAGAAGAGGAAATGAACAGGGTCATCCCCGTGATAAAAGCGATCAGATCCGTAACGGATGTACCGATATCCGTGGACACCTACAGATGGAGGATCGCTTTGAAAGCCATAGATTCAGGAGCCGACATCATCAACGACATCAGTGGTTTCCAGTTCGAACCCGAGATAGTGGAGGTTGCATCGAACAACAGGGTACCGTACGTTCTCATGCACATCAAGGGAACGCCGAAAACGATGCAGGAAAATCCCTTCTACGAAGATGTCGTGGAGGAAATAAAAGGATACTTCCAGGAAAAGATAGACTACCTCAAGGAAAATGGTGTGGATCAGATCGTGCTGGATCCTGGCATCGGATTTGGCAAAAGATACGAGGACAACCTGGAAATTCTGCGCAGGATAGACGAATTCAAAGAATTCGATTTTCCTCTGCTCGTTGGTGCCTCGAGAAAATCTTTTATAGGCATCACGATGGGGAACGTTCCACCGGAAGAAAGACTGGAAGGCACCCTTGCCGTCACTGCTTACTGCACGATGAAAGGTGTTGATATCCTCAGAGTACACGATGTGCTACCGAACAAAAGAGTCGTAAAAATGATGGAGGCGATACTCTGGCGAAAGTGGTGA